TACTTACCACCGTTATGAAGTTAAACAAATAATATCATGTCAATACCAACAAAAATTACAGTTAATTCAAATGGCTCGCTTAAGATTGAAGGGGAATTTATCATAACGGATCCTTCAGGCGCAGAATATGGACTTCAAGGCCGAACTACAGTAGGGATATGCAGATGTGGAATGTCCAAAAACAAACCATTTTGCGATGGTGCTCATCGGGATCATTTTGAGCATGATGCCAAAGCCTTTGATCTGCCCCCGAAAAAAGTATGATCAATCAGGGAAAAAGATTCAATACAAAACGTGTGTATAAAAGAATGCACATTTTATGGCAAAAAATTTTAATGTGTGGAGGTCGTCCCTTTAGGGAATGAGCCCGCCTGCTCCGAAGCGGGCAGGCCCGCCTGCCCACAGAGTCGGGCAGGGGTTGCGGGATGCAATTATACAATTAATTCTATGGTTCT
The genomic region above belongs to Saprospiraceae bacterium and contains:
- a CDS encoding CDGSH iron-sulfur domain-containing protein, whose amino-acid sequence is MSIPTKITVNSNGSLKIEGEFIITDPSGAEYGLQGRTTVGICRCGMSKNKPFCDGAHRDHFEHDAKAFDLPPKKV